Proteins from a single region of Pongo pygmaeus isolate AG05252 chromosome 3, NHGRI_mPonPyg2-v2.0_pri, whole genome shotgun sequence:
- the MEPE gene encoding matrix extracellular phosphoglycoprotein isoform X1, with protein MRVFCVGLLLFSVTWAAPTFQPQTEKTKQSCVEEQRITYKGHHEKHGHYVFKCVYMSPGKKNQTDVKQEEKNKDNTGFHHLGKRINQELSPKENIVQERKKDLSLSEASENKGSSKSQNYFTNRQRLNKEYSISNKENTHNGLRMSIYTKSTGNKGFEDGDDAISKLHDQEEYGAALIRNNMQHIMGPVTAIKLLEEENKENTPRNVLNKIPASMNYAKAHSKDKKKPQRDSQAQKSPVKSKSTHRIQHNIDYLKHLSKVKKIPSDFEGSGYTDLQERGDNDISPFSGDGQPFKDIPGKGEATGPDLEGKDIQTGFAGPSEAESTHLDTKKPGYNEIPKREENGGNTIGTRDETVKEADAVDVSLVEGSNDIMGSTNFKELPGREGNRVDAGSQNAHQGKVEFHYPPAPSKEKRKEGSSDATESTNYNEIPRNGKGSTRKVVDHSNRNQATLNEKQRFPSKGKSQGLPIPSRGLDNEIKTEMDSFNGPSHENIITHSRKYHYVPHRQNNSTRNKGMPHGKGSWGRQSHSNRRFSSRRRDDSSESSDSGSSSESDGD; from the exons ATGCGAGTTTTTTGTGTGGGACTACTCCTTTTCAGTGTGACCTGGGCAGCACCA ACATTTCAACCACAGACTGAGAAAACTAAGCAAAGCTGTGTGGAAGAGCAGAGG ATAACATACAAGGGTCACCATGAGAAACATGGGCATTACGTTTTTAAGTGTGTTTACATGTCACCTGGGAAGAAAAATCAAACTGATGTAAAG caggaagaaaaaaacaaagacaatactGGTTTTCACCATTTGGGAAAGAGAATAAATCAAGAGCTATCACCTAAAGAAAATATTgtccaggaaagaaagaaagatttgtcCCTTTCTGAAGCCAGTGAGAATAAGGGAAGTAGTAAATCTcaaaattatttcacaaataGACAGAGACTGAATAAAGAATATAGTATCAGTAACAAAGAGAATACTCACAATGGCCTGAGGATGTCAATTTATACTAAGTCAACTGGGAATAAAGGGTTTGAGGATGGAGATGATGCTATCAGCAAACTACATGACCAAGAAGAATATGGCGCAGCTCTCATCAGAAATAACATGCAACATATAATGGGGCCAGTGACTGCGATTAAACTCctggaggaagaaaacaaagagaacacaCCTAGGAATGTTCTAAACAAAATTCCAGCAAGTATGAATTATGCTAAAGCACACTCGAAGGATAAAAAGAAGCCTCAAAGAGATTCCCAAGCCCAGAAAAGTCCAGTAAAAAGCAAAAGCACCCATCGTATTCAACACAACATTGACTACCTAAAACATCTctcaaaagtcaaaaaaatcCCCAGTGATTTTGAAGGCAGTGGTTATACAGATCTTCAAGAGAGAGGGGACAATGATATATCTCCTTTCAGTGGGGATGGCCAACCTTTTAAGGACATTCCTGGTAAAGGAGAAGCTACTGGTCCTGACCTAGAAGGCAAAGATATTCAAACAGGGTTTGCAGGCCCAAGTGAAGCTGAGAGCACTCATCTTGACACAAAAAAGCCAGGTTATAATGAGATcccaaagagagaagaaaatggtgGAAATACCATTGGAACTAGGGATGAAACTGTGAAAGAGGCAGATGCTGTTGATGTCAGCCTTGTAGAGGGCAGCAACGATATCATGGGTAGTACCAATTTTAAGGAGCTGCCtggaagagaaggaaacagagtgGATGCTGGCAGCCAAAATGCTCACCAAGGGAAGGTTGAGTTTCATTACCCTCCTGCACcctcaaaagagaaaagaaaagaaggcagtaGTGATGCAACTGAAAGTACCAACTATAATGAAATTCCTAGAAATGGCAAAGGCAGTACCAGAAAGGTTGTAGATCATTCTAATAGGAACCAAGCAAccttaaatgaaaaacaaaggttTCCTAGTAAGGGCAAAAGTCAGGGCCTGCCCATTCCTTCTCGTGGTCTTGATAATGAAATCAAAACGGAAATGGATTCCTTTAATGGCCCCAGTCATGAGAATATAATAACACACAGCAGAAAATATCATTATGTACCCCATAGACAAAATAATTCTACAAGGAATAAGGGTATGCCACACGGGAAAGGCTCCTGGGGTAGACAATCCCATTCCAACAGGAGGTTTAGTTCCCGTAGAAGGGATGACAGTAGTGAGTCATCTGACAGTGGCAGTTCAAGTGAGAGCGATGGTGACTAG
- the MEPE gene encoding matrix extracellular phosphoglycoprotein isoform X2, whose amino-acid sequence MRVFCVGLLLFSVTWAAPTFQPQTEKTKQSCVEEQRQEEKNKDNTGFHHLGKRINQELSPKENIVQERKKDLSLSEASENKGSSKSQNYFTNRQRLNKEYSISNKENTHNGLRMSIYTKSTGNKGFEDGDDAISKLHDQEEYGAALIRNNMQHIMGPVTAIKLLEEENKENTPRNVLNKIPASMNYAKAHSKDKKKPQRDSQAQKSPVKSKSTHRIQHNIDYLKHLSKVKKIPSDFEGSGYTDLQERGDNDISPFSGDGQPFKDIPGKGEATGPDLEGKDIQTGFAGPSEAESTHLDTKKPGYNEIPKREENGGNTIGTRDETVKEADAVDVSLVEGSNDIMGSTNFKELPGREGNRVDAGSQNAHQGKVEFHYPPAPSKEKRKEGSSDATESTNYNEIPRNGKGSTRKVVDHSNRNQATLNEKQRFPSKGKSQGLPIPSRGLDNEIKTEMDSFNGPSHENIITHSRKYHYVPHRQNNSTRNKGMPHGKGSWGRQSHSNRRFSSRRRDDSSESSDSGSSSESDGD is encoded by the exons ATGCGAGTTTTTTGTGTGGGACTACTCCTTTTCAGTGTGACCTGGGCAGCACCA ACATTTCAACCACAGACTGAGAAAACTAAGCAAAGCTGTGTGGAAGAGCAGAGG caggaagaaaaaaacaaagacaatactGGTTTTCACCATTTGGGAAAGAGAATAAATCAAGAGCTATCACCTAAAGAAAATATTgtccaggaaagaaagaaagatttgtcCCTTTCTGAAGCCAGTGAGAATAAGGGAAGTAGTAAATCTcaaaattatttcacaaataGACAGAGACTGAATAAAGAATATAGTATCAGTAACAAAGAGAATACTCACAATGGCCTGAGGATGTCAATTTATACTAAGTCAACTGGGAATAAAGGGTTTGAGGATGGAGATGATGCTATCAGCAAACTACATGACCAAGAAGAATATGGCGCAGCTCTCATCAGAAATAACATGCAACATATAATGGGGCCAGTGACTGCGATTAAACTCctggaggaagaaaacaaagagaacacaCCTAGGAATGTTCTAAACAAAATTCCAGCAAGTATGAATTATGCTAAAGCACACTCGAAGGATAAAAAGAAGCCTCAAAGAGATTCCCAAGCCCAGAAAAGTCCAGTAAAAAGCAAAAGCACCCATCGTATTCAACACAACATTGACTACCTAAAACATCTctcaaaagtcaaaaaaatcCCCAGTGATTTTGAAGGCAGTGGTTATACAGATCTTCAAGAGAGAGGGGACAATGATATATCTCCTTTCAGTGGGGATGGCCAACCTTTTAAGGACATTCCTGGTAAAGGAGAAGCTACTGGTCCTGACCTAGAAGGCAAAGATATTCAAACAGGGTTTGCAGGCCCAAGTGAAGCTGAGAGCACTCATCTTGACACAAAAAAGCCAGGTTATAATGAGATcccaaagagagaagaaaatggtgGAAATACCATTGGAACTAGGGATGAAACTGTGAAAGAGGCAGATGCTGTTGATGTCAGCCTTGTAGAGGGCAGCAACGATATCATGGGTAGTACCAATTTTAAGGAGCTGCCtggaagagaaggaaacagagtgGATGCTGGCAGCCAAAATGCTCACCAAGGGAAGGTTGAGTTTCATTACCCTCCTGCACcctcaaaagagaaaagaaaagaaggcagtaGTGATGCAACTGAAAGTACCAACTATAATGAAATTCCTAGAAATGGCAAAGGCAGTACCAGAAAGGTTGTAGATCATTCTAATAGGAACCAAGCAAccttaaatgaaaaacaaaggttTCCTAGTAAGGGCAAAAGTCAGGGCCTGCCCATTCCTTCTCGTGGTCTTGATAATGAAATCAAAACGGAAATGGATTCCTTTAATGGCCCCAGTCATGAGAATATAATAACACACAGCAGAAAATATCATTATGTACCCCATAGACAAAATAATTCTACAAGGAATAAGGGTATGCCACACGGGAAAGGCTCCTGGGGTAGACAATCCCATTCCAACAGGAGGTTTAGTTCCCGTAGAAGGGATGACAGTAGTGAGTCATCTGACAGTGGCAGTTCAAGTGAGAGCGATGGTGACTAG
- the MEPE gene encoding matrix extracellular phosphoglycoprotein isoform X3: MSIYTKSTGNKGFEDGDDAISKLHDQEEYGAALIRNNMQHIMGPVTAIKLLEEENKENTPRNVLNKIPASMNYAKAHSKDKKKPQRDSQAQKSPVKSKSTHRIQHNIDYLKHLSKVKKIPSDFEGSGYTDLQERGDNDISPFSGDGQPFKDIPGKGEATGPDLEGKDIQTGFAGPSEAESTHLDTKKPGYNEIPKREENGGNTIGTRDETVKEADAVDVSLVEGSNDIMGSTNFKELPGREGNRVDAGSQNAHQGKVEFHYPPAPSKEKRKEGSSDATESTNYNEIPRNGKGSTRKVVDHSNRNQATLNEKQRFPSKGKSQGLPIPSRGLDNEIKTEMDSFNGPSHENIITHSRKYHYVPHRQNNSTRNKGMPHGKGSWGRQSHSNRRFSSRRRDDSSESSDSGSSSESDGD; encoded by the coding sequence ATGTCAATTTATACTAAGTCAACTGGGAATAAAGGGTTTGAGGATGGAGATGATGCTATCAGCAAACTACATGACCAAGAAGAATATGGCGCAGCTCTCATCAGAAATAACATGCAACATATAATGGGGCCAGTGACTGCGATTAAACTCctggaggaagaaaacaaagagaacacaCCTAGGAATGTTCTAAACAAAATTCCAGCAAGTATGAATTATGCTAAAGCACACTCGAAGGATAAAAAGAAGCCTCAAAGAGATTCCCAAGCCCAGAAAAGTCCAGTAAAAAGCAAAAGCACCCATCGTATTCAACACAACATTGACTACCTAAAACATCTctcaaaagtcaaaaaaatcCCCAGTGATTTTGAAGGCAGTGGTTATACAGATCTTCAAGAGAGAGGGGACAATGATATATCTCCTTTCAGTGGGGATGGCCAACCTTTTAAGGACATTCCTGGTAAAGGAGAAGCTACTGGTCCTGACCTAGAAGGCAAAGATATTCAAACAGGGTTTGCAGGCCCAAGTGAAGCTGAGAGCACTCATCTTGACACAAAAAAGCCAGGTTATAATGAGATcccaaagagagaagaaaatggtgGAAATACCATTGGAACTAGGGATGAAACTGTGAAAGAGGCAGATGCTGTTGATGTCAGCCTTGTAGAGGGCAGCAACGATATCATGGGTAGTACCAATTTTAAGGAGCTGCCtggaagagaaggaaacagagtgGATGCTGGCAGCCAAAATGCTCACCAAGGGAAGGTTGAGTTTCATTACCCTCCTGCACcctcaaaagagaaaagaaaagaaggcagtaGTGATGCAACTGAAAGTACCAACTATAATGAAATTCCTAGAAATGGCAAAGGCAGTACCAGAAAGGTTGTAGATCATTCTAATAGGAACCAAGCAAccttaaatgaaaaacaaaggttTCCTAGTAAGGGCAAAAGTCAGGGCCTGCCCATTCCTTCTCGTGGTCTTGATAATGAAATCAAAACGGAAATGGATTCCTTTAATGGCCCCAGTCATGAGAATATAATAACACACAGCAGAAAATATCATTATGTACCCCATAGACAAAATAATTCTACAAGGAATAAGGGTATGCCACACGGGAAAGGCTCCTGGGGTAGACAATCCCATTCCAACAGGAGGTTTAGTTCCCGTAGAAGGGATGACAGTAGTGAGTCATCTGACAGTGGCAGTTCAAGTGAGAGCGATGGTGACTAG